From the Solibacillus sp. FSL R5-0449 genome, one window contains:
- the gpmI gene encoding 2,3-bisphosphoglycerate-independent phosphoglycerate mutase, whose product MPKQPVALIILDGFAFRDEVKGNAVAQANKPNFDRYWHAYPHATLTASGEAVGLPDGQMGNSEVGHLNIGAGRIVYQSLTRIHKSISDGDFFRNESLLTAVEHAKAHGSKLHLMGLLSDGGVHSHYEHLFALLKLAKANGLEKVYVHGFLDGRDVGPTTALDYIRETEKQMKEIGIGKFASIHGRYYAMDRDRRWERVGLTYNALVDGIGQTASTATAGVESSYERELHDEFVVPFVVTEEGRPAATISSNDAVIFFNFRPDRAIQLSSLMTNEKFDAMPRSENHPSNLKFVTFTHYSDDVIADVAYEKYDLVNTVGEVISKAGKTQLRIAETEKYPHVTFFMSGGREETFAGEERILIASPKVATYDLKPEMSAYEVTDSLLEAIAADKFDAIILNFANPDMVGHSGMLEPTIKAIEAVDECLGKVVDAITAKGGYAIITADHGNSDEVVTLDDKPMTAHTTNPVPVIVTKSGVMLYEDGILADLAPTMLELLNIAQPAEMTGKSLVMPSEQN is encoded by the coding sequence ATGCCTAAACAACCCGTTGCATTAATTATTCTAGATGGCTTTGCCTTTCGCGATGAAGTGAAAGGTAATGCCGTAGCACAAGCAAATAAACCGAACTTTGACCGTTACTGGCATGCCTATCCACATGCGACTTTAACAGCAAGTGGTGAAGCAGTAGGTCTACCAGATGGCCAAATGGGGAACTCTGAAGTTGGACACTTAAATATCGGAGCTGGACGTATTGTGTACCAGTCTTTGACACGTATTCATAAATCCATTAGTGACGGCGATTTCTTCCGTAACGAATCGTTACTGACGGCTGTTGAACATGCAAAAGCACATGGTTCAAAGCTTCATTTGATGGGCCTGCTTTCTGATGGCGGTGTTCATAGCCATTATGAGCATTTGTTTGCATTGTTGAAATTGGCGAAAGCAAATGGTCTTGAGAAAGTATATGTCCACGGTTTCCTTGATGGACGCGATGTCGGTCCAACGACAGCACTTGATTATATCCGTGAAACTGAAAAACAAATGAAAGAAATCGGGATCGGGAAGTTCGCATCGATTCACGGTCGCTATTATGCAATGGACCGTGACCGCCGCTGGGAACGTGTCGGCTTAACGTACAATGCGTTAGTTGACGGGATCGGTCAAACGGCATCTACTGCAACAGCTGGTGTCGAGTCTTCGTATGAACGTGAACTGCATGATGAATTCGTCGTGCCGTTTGTCGTAACAGAAGAAGGCCGACCAGCCGCAACAATCAGCTCAAACGATGCGGTCATCTTCTTCAATTTCCGTCCGGACCGTGCGATTCAGTTATCGTCTTTAATGACGAATGAAAAATTTGACGCGATGCCACGCTCTGAAAATCATCCATCAAATCTGAAATTTGTAACGTTTACACATTACAGTGATGATGTCATTGCGGATGTGGCGTACGAAAAGTACGATTTAGTCAATACAGTCGGTGAGGTTATTTCCAAAGCAGGCAAAACGCAGCTTCGTATCGCGGAAACGGAAAAATATCCGCATGTTACGTTCTTTATGAGTGGTGGCCGTGAAGAGACATTTGCCGGCGAGGAGCGTATTTTAATCGCATCGCCAAAAGTGGCAACTTACGACCTGAAGCCGGAGATGAGTGCGTATGAAGTGACGGATTCTTTACTGGAAGCTATTGCAGCAGATAAGTTCGATGCGATCATTTTAAACTTTGCGAACCCGGACATGGTCGGACATTCAGGAATGCTTGAACCGACGATCAAAGCGATCGAAGCAGTGGACGAATGTTTAGGGAAAGTCGTTGATGCGATTACGGCTAAAGGCGGCTATGCAATCATTACAGCGGACCACGGGAATTCAGATGAAGTCGTGACACTTGATGACAAGCCGATGACGGCACATACGACAAACCCGGTACCGGTGATTGTGACGAAGTCTGGTGTCATGCTTTATGAAGACGGCATTTTAGCCGATCTGGCACCGACAATGCTTGAATTACTTAATATTGCCCAACCTGCAGAGATGACAGGAAAATCGTTAGTTATGCCAAGCGAACAGAATTGA
- the tpiA gene encoding triose-phosphate isomerase, protein MRKPIIAGNWKMYKSFDEAVDFIEEIQQQVPSPDKVDAVICAPALYLPSLVVGAEDSSLAIGAQNMHYEDEGAFTGEISPKMLSNVNVDYVILGHSERRELFNETDEAINLKVRAALNYGIVPIICCGETLEEREAEQTEAKVARQITKALEGFAPIEVEHMVIAYEPIWAIGTGKTATAEDANTVCCAIRLAIETLYGKDTAEKVRIQYGGSVKPENIEELLAQEHIDGALVGGASLQPASFMKLLEAAANA, encoded by the coding sequence ATGAGAAAACCGATTATAGCAGGAAACTGGAAAATGTATAAGTCATTTGATGAGGCAGTTGATTTTATCGAAGAAATCCAACAACAGGTTCCTTCTCCGGATAAAGTCGATGCGGTCATCTGTGCACCTGCATTATATTTACCATCACTTGTCGTAGGGGCAGAAGATTCAAGCCTGGCAATTGGTGCACAAAACATGCACTACGAAGATGAAGGCGCATTCACAGGGGAGATCAGCCCGAAAATGCTTTCGAATGTCAATGTCGACTATGTTATTTTAGGTCATTCGGAGCGTCGTGAGCTATTCAATGAAACGGACGAAGCGATCAACTTAAAAGTCCGTGCTGCACTTAATTACGGAATTGTACCGATTATTTGCTGTGGTGAAACATTGGAAGAGCGTGAAGCGGAGCAAACTGAAGCAAAAGTGGCACGCCAAATTACAAAAGCATTAGAAGGCTTTGCTCCAATTGAAGTAGAGCATATGGTCATTGCCTATGAGCCAATCTGGGCAATCGGAACAGGGAAAACAGCTACTGCAGAAGATGCGAACACAGTGTGCTGTGCAATCCGTCTGGCGATTGAAACATTATACGGAAAAGATACAGCTGAAAAAGTGCGCATTCAATACGGCGGCAGTGTGAAGCCTGAAAACATTGAAGAGCTTTTAGCACAAGAGCATATCGATGGCGCATTGGTAGGAGGAGCAAGCCTACAGCCAGCATCATTCATGAAGTTATTGGAGGCGGCAGCAAATGCCTAA
- a CDS encoding phosphoglycerate kinase, with product MFLKKSMNDVDVKGKRVFVRVDFNVPMDEGRITDETRIRAAIPTIEQLVNAGAKVILASHLGRPKGEVNEDMRLTAVGERLAELMDKPVKKLDESIGSDVEAAVNNMQEGEIILLENVRFHKGEEKNDEALAKEFAKLADLYVNDAFGAAHRAHASTEGIAKHVPAVSGLLMEKELDVLGKALSNPERPFTAIIGGAKVKDKIGVIENLLDKVDHLIIGGGLVFTFVKAMGHDIGKSLLEEDKIELAKGFIEQAKAKGVQLHMPVDAVVANEFSKDAETQVVAIDAIPSDWMGLDIGPKTAENYAEVIKQSKLIIWNGPMGVFEMEKFANGTKTVADAMATTDGYTIIGGGDSAAAVEKFEVASKMDHISTGGGASLELMEGKELPGIVALNDK from the coding sequence ATGTTTTTAAAGAAATCAATGAACGATGTAGATGTAAAAGGAAAACGCGTATTTGTGCGTGTCGATTTTAATGTGCCGATGGATGAGGGCCGCATTACCGACGAAACGCGTATTCGTGCAGCTATTCCAACAATTGAACAACTAGTAAACGCTGGAGCAAAAGTTATTTTAGCTTCACATCTTGGCCGTCCAAAAGGCGAAGTAAACGAGGACATGCGCTTAACAGCAGTCGGCGAGCGTCTTGCGGAATTAATGGACAAGCCGGTTAAAAAATTGGATGAATCAATTGGTTCAGATGTAGAAGCAGCGGTTAACAATATGCAAGAAGGCGAAATTATCCTGCTTGAAAATGTTCGTTTCCATAAAGGCGAAGAGAAAAACGACGAAGCATTGGCAAAAGAGTTTGCAAAATTAGCAGACCTTTACGTAAATGATGCATTCGGCGCAGCTCACCGTGCACATGCTTCAACAGAAGGTATCGCAAAACATGTACCGGCTGTTTCAGGCTTATTAATGGAAAAAGAGCTGGACGTACTAGGAAAAGCATTATCAAATCCAGAGCGCCCGTTCACAGCAATTATTGGTGGAGCGAAAGTTAAAGATAAAATCGGTGTGATTGAAAACTTATTAGATAAAGTGGATCACCTGATTATCGGTGGCGGTTTAGTATTTACATTCGTCAAAGCGATGGGTCACGATATCGGGAAGTCACTTTTGGAAGAAGATAAGATCGAGCTGGCAAAAGGCTTTATCGAGCAAGCAAAAGCAAAAGGCGTTCAACTGCACATGCCGGTTGATGCTGTCGTAGCAAACGAGTTTTCGAAAGATGCTGAAACGCAAGTAGTGGCAATCGATGCTATTCCATCTGACTGGATGGGACTTGATATCGGACCGAAAACTGCTGAAAACTATGCAGAAGTTATTAAACAATCGAAATTGATTATTTGGAACGGACCAATGGGTGTATTCGAAATGGAAAAATTCGCAAACGGTACGAAAACAGTTGCGGATGCAATGGCAACAACAGACGGCTACACAATTATCGGCGGCGGTGACTCGGCTGCAGCGGTAGAAAAATTCGAAGTCGCTTCAAAAATGGACCATATTTCAACAGGCGGCGGTGCTTCATTAGAGTTAATGGAGGGTAAAGAATTACCGGGAATTGTAGCGTTAAACGATAAATAA
- the gap gene encoding type I glyceraldehyde-3-phosphate dehydrogenase: MALQLAINGFGRIGRLVFREAMKHEEFEVVAVNDLTDAGQLAHLLKYDSVHGVYDADVQAEEDAFIVNGKRIQVLSEKDPAKLPWGELGVDVVLECTGRWRSMEEVSKHIEAGAKKAILSAPAKGDMPTYVMGVNHEDYDPSQDVISNASCTTNCLAPLAKVLDEKFGIKRGMMTTIHSYTNDQRILDFPHSDPRRARAGAVSMIPTTTGAAIAVSKVLPQLKGKLDGFSMRVPTPNVSCVDLVVELDKDVTTDSINAALKEASEGDLKGILAYNELPLVSIDYNGNPASSTIDGLSTMVMEGRMAKVVSWYDNEIGYSTRLMDLALYIAKQGIKE; the protein is encoded by the coding sequence ATGGCATTACAATTAGCAATCAATGGATTTGGACGAATCGGACGTTTAGTATTCCGTGAAGCAATGAAGCACGAGGAATTTGAAGTAGTTGCAGTAAATGATTTAACTGACGCTGGACAGCTTGCACACTTATTAAAATACGACTCAGTACATGGAGTGTATGATGCAGACGTTCAAGCAGAAGAAGATGCATTTATCGTAAACGGCAAACGCATTCAAGTGCTTTCAGAAAAAGATCCTGCGAAATTACCATGGGGTGAACTTGGCGTAGACGTAGTTTTAGAATGTACTGGTAGATGGCGTTCAATGGAAGAAGTATCAAAACATATCGAAGCCGGCGCGAAAAAAGCAATCCTTTCTGCACCAGCAAAAGGCGATATGCCAACATATGTAATGGGTGTTAACCACGAAGATTACGACCCATCACAAGATGTTATTTCAAATGCTTCTTGTACAACAAACTGTTTAGCACCACTTGCAAAAGTATTGGATGAAAAATTCGGCATCAAACGCGGTATGATGACAACTATTCACTCGTATACAAATGACCAACGTATCCTTGACTTCCCGCACTCTGACCCACGTCGTGCACGTGCAGGCGCGGTATCAATGATTCCGACAACTACTGGTGCTGCAATCGCCGTATCAAAAGTATTACCACAATTAAAAGGTAAATTGGACGGTTTCTCAATGCGTGTTCCAACACCAAACGTATCATGTGTTGACTTAGTTGTTGAATTGGATAAAGATGTAACAACAGATTCAATCAATGCTGCATTAAAAGAAGCTTCTGAAGGCGATTTAAAAGGCATTCTTGCTTACAACGAATTACCATTAGTATCAATCGACTACAATGGTAACCCGGCGTCATCTACTATTGATGGTTTATCAACAATGGTAATGGAAGGTCGTATGGCGAAAGTCGTTTCTTGGTATGATAACGAAATCGGCTACTCTACTCGTTTAATGGATTTAGCTTTATATATCGCAAAACAAGGTATTAAAGAATAA
- a CDS encoding sugar-binding domain-containing protein, with the protein MSKVTNQVGGFLTDISFFAAERKLIPEIDALFQKRFRVLQAIATFSPIGRRALGEQLQMTERDIRNETTVLSEQQLILIQKKGMICTPKGYEVIEQLYELYRELSGIVAMEQQLTNIFGIARVIIVPGDAEQDETVKQQLGKVAAQVLQQIAPAKANIAVTGGSSVASMKEYLSDVPVLSDAKFIAARGGMGDEMTFQANTIVSKFSKRCGATYRTLFLPEHLSEQAYEAMKDEPIIREMITLYEQVDIVIHGIGAAQEMALRRKSSQHEQQLLEEKGAVAEAFGYYFNANGDTVHHLRTIGIQRDQVNKAKHVLAIAAGRNKAAAIQAYFKNAASQTILITDEQTASTILKN; encoded by the coding sequence TTGTCCAAAGTAACTAATCAGGTAGGTGGTTTTTTGACGGATATTTCATTTTTTGCAGCTGAGCGTAAACTAATACCTGAAATTGATGCTCTTTTTCAAAAGAGATTTCGAGTTTTACAAGCAATTGCGACATTTAGCCCGATTGGCAGACGTGCTTTAGGTGAACAGCTACAGATGACAGAGCGTGATATCCGGAACGAAACAACGGTCCTGAGCGAACAGCAATTGATCTTGATTCAAAAAAAAGGCATGATTTGCACGCCAAAAGGGTATGAAGTAATAGAGCAGCTTTACGAACTGTATCGTGAGCTTTCCGGTATTGTGGCGATGGAACAGCAGCTTACAAACATCTTTGGCATCGCACGAGTCATCATTGTGCCAGGTGATGCCGAACAGGATGAAACGGTAAAGCAGCAGCTCGGTAAAGTTGCGGCACAAGTATTACAGCAAATCGCACCTGCGAAAGCCAATATTGCGGTAACAGGCGGCAGCAGTGTTGCATCGATGAAGGAATATTTATCGGACGTCCCGGTGCTGAGTGACGCGAAATTTATTGCGGCACGCGGTGGTATGGGGGATGAGATGACATTCCAGGCGAATACCATTGTTTCGAAGTTTTCAAAAAGATGCGGGGCAACATACCGCACATTGTTTTTGCCGGAGCATTTAAGTGAGCAGGCGTATGAAGCGATGAAGGATGAACCGATTATTCGCGAGATGATCACACTTTATGAACAGGTGGACATCGTGATTCACGGAATCGGGGCAGCACAGGAAATGGCGCTTCGTCGTAAAAGTTCACAGCATGAGCAGCAGTTACTTGAAGAAAAGGGCGCGGTTGCCGAAGCGTTCGGCTACTATTTCAATGCAAATGGTGACACGGTTCATCATCTGAGGACAATTGGAATCCAGCGTGATCAAGTAAACAAAGCGAAGCATGTTCTTGCCATTGCGGCAGGCAGAAATAAGGCGGCTGCGATTCAGGCGTATTTTAAAAATGCCGCATCGCAAACGATTTTGATTACAGATGAACAAACCGCAAGTACGATCCTTAAGAATTAA
- a CDS encoding glutaredoxin family protein yields MIIKYYSKPDCGLCIEGLHTLKIVQEDIDFTIEHYNIEEDDEAHEKYMLMIPVVEYNGDVIQYGQLDYATLYEALVD; encoded by the coding sequence ATGATCATCAAATATTATTCGAAACCGGACTGCGGACTTTGCATCGAAGGGCTCCATACATTAAAAATCGTACAGGAAGATATCGACTTTACGATTGAGCACTATAATATAGAAGAAGACGATGAAGCGCATGAAAAATATATGCTGATGATTCCGGTTGTGGAGTATAACGGGGACGTTATTCAATATGGGCAGCTTGATTATGCGACGTTGTACGAGGCGCTGGTGGACTAG
- a CDS encoding TPM domain-containing protein, with amino-acid sequence MRLVVSLLIWLMLVPLQAMAAIPEKPAYNSYVYDYANVLSDDVEQNLIQSAKALEGSTGNVIVMMTIDTIDGMDAFEFGTETMRSWGIGDEALDNGMLIFATTEQGEGENDVWITVGGGLEGDYPDGKLGSMIDTYMLPYLANDDYTNAFASIFSVFYEEMGGEAGGADLVQPVASNEDDGISIGFIIFIIIIYFIITKFGGGGGPGGRRRTARRVYRSGGFGGFGGGGFGGGGGSSGGFGGFGGGGSFGGGAGRKF; translated from the coding sequence GTGAGATTAGTGGTATCACTTCTTATATGGTTAATGCTCGTACCGCTCCAAGCGATGGCAGCCATACCGGAAAAACCGGCCTACAATTCTTACGTGTACGATTATGCGAATGTGCTGTCCGATGATGTGGAGCAGAATTTGATCCAGTCGGCAAAAGCGCTAGAAGGGTCAACGGGAAATGTCATTGTCATGATGACGATAGATACGATCGATGGAATGGACGCGTTTGAGTTCGGTACGGAGACAATGCGCAGCTGGGGTATCGGTGATGAAGCACTCGATAACGGGATGCTGATCTTTGCGACAACCGAGCAAGGTGAAGGTGAAAATGATGTCTGGATTACGGTCGGCGGCGGCCTTGAAGGAGATTATCCGGACGGGAAGCTTGGCAGCATGATCGATACGTATATGTTGCCGTATTTAGCGAATGATGATTATACAAATGCGTTCGCTAGCATCTTCTCCGTTTTTTATGAAGAAATGGGTGGTGAAGCAGGCGGCGCGGATCTAGTACAGCCTGTTGCGTCAAATGAAGATGATGGGATTTCAATCGGCTTTATAATTTTCATCATTATTATTTACTTCATCATTACGAAGTTTGGCGGTGGCGGTGGCCCAGGCGGACGCCGACGCACAGCACGCCGAGTATACCGCAGCGGTGGTTTCGGTGGATTCGGAGGCGGCGGCTTCGGCGGAGGTGGCGGTTCATCGGGCGGCTTTGGCGGCTTCGGTGGCGGCGGCTCATTCGGCGGCGGCGCGGGCAGGAAGTTTTAG
- a CDS encoding LemA family protein, with protein sequence MFKKNERGSAVLVALIAIVALIVIAAMLVVPKYNKLVTGEETVDAAWAQVENQLQRRFDLVPNLVNTVKGYAEHEEEIFTQIAEARTQYGNANTVEETADANNELSSALSRLLVVVENYPNLKADVQFTRLMDELAGTENRLTVARKDYNDTVQQFNNDVRRFPGNLIAGMFSFEQKDYFEIKEGVEEAPAVDFGD encoded by the coding sequence ATGTTTAAAAAAAATGAACGAGGCAGTGCTGTATTAGTCGCCCTTATTGCAATTGTTGCATTAATCGTCATTGCGGCGATGCTTGTCGTGCCAAAATACAACAAACTTGTTACAGGCGAAGAGACAGTGGACGCAGCTTGGGCACAAGTCGAAAACCAGCTGCAGCGCCGATTTGATCTAGTGCCGAACTTGGTAAATACGGTGAAAGGCTATGCCGAACATGAGGAAGAAATTTTCACACAGATTGCAGAAGCCCGTACACAATACGGGAATGCCAATACAGTAGAAGAAACGGCGGACGCAAACAATGAGCTGTCTTCTGCATTATCCCGTTTACTTGTTGTAGTGGAAAACTATCCGAATTTAAAAGCGGATGTACAATTTACTCGTTTAATGGATGAACTGGCAGGAACGGAAAATCGTTTAACGGTAGCGCGTAAAGATTACAATGACACGGTTCAGCAGTTTAATAATGATGTTCGCCGCTTCCCAGGAAACTTAATCGCAGGCATGTTCAGCTTTGAACAAAAAGACTACTTTGAAATTAAAGAAGGTGTGGAAGAAGCACCGGCTGTTGATTTTGGCGATTAA
- a CDS encoding spore coat protein, translating to MFTQSSQSQDNQMPFSTNHGAHEILDVHEVLSAMIGGLNQFVLLRDQVQDSELLSILDRQYAFMLDEYNITMEAFKTGHDPKHPTRSYNMNMGNDTIYGIKPGEAKKPITSANEINDAIISGFLLSVHKMGASGKTVAALESTNPVVRRVLQDSVPNCIEMAYELSLYQNKKGYYQVPQLSPQDMSTMLNMYGQAEQAKNMPN from the coding sequence ATGTTTACCCAATCATCCCAATCTCAAGACAATCAAATGCCTTTTTCAACAAATCATGGTGCCCATGAAATACTGGATGTTCATGAAGTACTAAGCGCGATGATCGGCGGATTAAACCAATTCGTCCTGCTCCGTGATCAAGTTCAAGACAGCGAGCTTTTATCTATTTTGGATCGTCAGTACGCATTTATGCTTGATGAGTACAACATTACAATGGAAGCCTTTAAAACAGGTCATGATCCAAAACATCCTACACGCAGCTATAATATGAACATGGGGAACGATACAATTTACGGCATCAAACCTGGTGAAGCGAAAAAACCGATCACTTCAGCAAACGAAATTAATGATGCGATTATTTCAGGCTTCTTGCTAAGTGTCCATAAAATGGGTGCTTCAGGGAAAACAGTTGCTGCTTTAGAAAGCACAAACCCTGTTGTTCGTCGTGTACTGCAAGATTCAGTACCAAACTGTATCGAAATGGCCTATGAACTTTCACTGTATCAAAACAAAAAAGGCTATTACCAAGTACCACAACTGTCACCACAGGATATGAGCACAATGCTCAATATGTACGGCCAAGCAGAACAAGCAAAAAATATGCCTAACTAG
- a CDS encoding asparagine synthase codes for MKNIREGLIPTVLGSAVTATGYAMKQKIGTNKMIANTIFGFGLAHIVLGAIDLVEHRK; via the coding sequence ATGAAAAATATTCGTGAAGGTTTAATTCCGACTGTACTTGGATCAGCTGTCACTGCAACGGGGTATGCGATGAAACAAAAAATCGGTACGAACAAAATGATTGCCAATACCATTTTCGGTTTCGGCCTTGCCCATATTGTATTAGGGGCAATTGACCTTGTAGAACATCGTAAGTAA
- a CDS encoding nucleotide-binding protein has product MGGGKGTFQKWRKKVNKKVTTLSSKTSFAVDRSKLRKQINGIEEEIRVLKQQIGEIVNLNRNSLFSVSMVNYQLAQIEAKENTIAQLERDIEELNELSKLAGVEEEEIKPDLKAKQTIDDITASYIYNCANCNEVYDEPKKFCEECGYNMD; this is encoded by the coding sequence ATGGGTGGAGGTAAAGGCACATTTCAGAAATGGAGGAAGAAAGTCAACAAGAAGGTGACAACGCTTAGCAGCAAAACGTCTTTTGCGGTCGACCGGTCCAAACTGCGAAAACAAATCAATGGAATCGAAGAAGAGATCAGAGTGCTGAAACAGCAAATCGGGGAAATCGTCAACTTGAACCGCAACAGCCTGTTTTCAGTCAGCATGGTGAATTATCAGCTCGCGCAAATTGAGGCGAAAGAAAACACGATTGCGCAGCTGGAAAGAGATATTGAAGAATTGAATGAGCTCAGCAAATTAGCGGGTGTCGAAGAGGAGGAAATCAAACCCGACCTGAAAGCAAAGCAAACGATCGACGATATTACGGCGTCCTATATATACAATTGCGCCAACTGTAATGAAGTGTACGATGAACCGAAAAAGTTTTGCGAGGAGTGTGGATATAACATGGATTAG
- a CDS encoding NCS1 family transporter → MSDRKDANSNYLKSPDLLPVTHENRSISMMGFGVIWVGMAIVLAAFAIGAGGIINLSMPMLILATLVGSILIGIFMVVIGDIGVEHGLSFPVYMRAPFGTIGTHFPSFARAFTASCWFGINTYFGALAINGILNILVGFDNWFICFLVFATLQLFNVSLGIKSIERFADFAAPVIIFISIWMYLQLSAEAKEQGKAVWSWVEAPQTGFEQFTAFMVVATAIMGFWATLAADMPTLSRHFKAPKNERNWFKRNKTQLLGSLVVQPIFNTLMIVIGAVCYMATGSGDPINALQQAAGGFVLVMLLSMIVLAQWSTNTSANVIPAATIFSNIGGPKIPFWVGVVVAGIVGTVVQPWSLFDVLNSVLLVVGGILSSIVGILFADYYLLRKRRVNVKDLYEAEGQFRYLKGVNVAGIIAWVIGGLIANIWPSFSSLIGFFVGAALYYVLAKFWWFKKYPQAEIVNPSDDEYLGITAGRSWEIDAVPEPIGVEQTASTD, encoded by the coding sequence ATGTCAGACAGAAAAGACGCAAATAGCAACTATTTAAAATCACCAGATTTACTTCCTGTCACACACGAAAACCGAAGTATTAGTATGATGGGCTTTGGGGTTATCTGGGTAGGGATGGCCATCGTACTCGCCGCATTCGCAATCGGTGCGGGAGGAATTATCAATCTTAGTATGCCGATGCTCATCCTGGCGACACTGGTCGGCTCGATTCTAATCGGGATCTTCATGGTCGTCATCGGGGATATCGGTGTTGAACACGGTTTATCGTTTCCTGTTTATATGCGTGCGCCATTCGGAACAATCGGCACGCACTTCCCGTCATTTGCCCGTGCATTTACAGCATCATGCTGGTTCGGGATCAACACATATTTCGGGGCACTGGCGATCAATGGTATTCTGAACATTTTGGTCGGCTTTGACAACTGGTTTATCTGTTTCCTGGTATTCGCGACGTTGCAGTTGTTCAACGTATCGCTGGGAATTAAATCAATTGAACGTTTCGCGGATTTCGCTGCACCGGTCATTATCTTTATTTCGATTTGGATGTATTTGCAATTATCTGCTGAAGCGAAAGAGCAAGGCAAAGCGGTATGGTCATGGGTGGAAGCACCGCAAACAGGTTTCGAACAGTTTACGGCATTCATGGTAGTCGCTACGGCGATCATGGGCTTCTGGGCGACATTGGCTGCAGATATGCCGACACTTTCTCGTCACTTCAAAGCACCGAAAAATGAGCGTAACTGGTTCAAACGAAATAAAACACAGTTACTTGGCTCTTTAGTAGTTCAGCCGATTTTCAATACACTGATGATCGTCATCGGTGCGGTATGTTATATGGCGACTGGTTCAGGTGACCCAATCAACGCACTTCAGCAAGCGGCGGGCGGTTTTGTCCTTGTGATGCTGTTATCGATGATCGTACTGGCACAATGGTCGACAAATACTTCCGCGAACGTTATTCCGGCCGCGACGATTTTCTCGAATATCGGCGGACCGAAAATACCGTTCTGGGTAGGTGTAGTCGTTGCCGGTATTGTCGGGACGGTTGTACAGCCTTGGAGCTTGTTTGATGTTTTAAATAGCGTCCTTCTTGTTGTAGGAGGTATCCTTTCTTCGATTGTCGGTATATTATTTGCTGACTATTACTTGCTTCGTAAGCGACGAGTAAATGTAAAAGACCTTTATGAAGCGGAAGGGCAATTCCGCTATTTAAAAGGTGTCAATGTAGCGGGTATTATCGCTTGGGTAATCGGCGGGCTGATCGCGAATATTTGGCCATCATTCTCTTCGCTAATCGGTTTCTTTGTAGGGGCAGCGCTTTATTATGTGCTGGCGAAATTCTGGTGGTTCAAGAAGTATCCGCAAGCGGAAATTGTCAATCCGAGCGATGACGAATATTTAGGTATTACAGCAGGACGCAGCTGGGAAATTGATGCTGTTCCAGAACCGATTGGTGTAGAGCAAACAGCTTCAACAGATTAA